GGCGGTGTTGAAGGCCATCAAGATTAAGGACAGGGACGGGGAGATACTCTTCCGCTGTCCGAGGTGCGGAATGGTCTTCAAGGATGCGAAGGCCTTCACGAGGCACGTGAACAGGGCTCACGGCCATCTCTTCCGCAGGTGATTTCCTTCTTTTCTTGCGGGATGAAGAAACAGCCAGGACCCTGAAAAGTGATGAGCGGAGGGCTTGGCCGACCGCTACTCGCGCATGACGATTTCCTTCGTGAGGCGGACTATGAAGGTTTTCCCGACCTTCTCCCTCTCGACGAGCTGTTTCTTCTCGAGCTCCTGAATGATTCTGCTTATCGTCGGCCTCGAATAACCGGTAAGCTCCGGCAGTTCCTCCTGCTTTACCGTTCCGCCCTTGTCAAGGATTGCCTTGACGACTATGCGCTCCTTCTCGGTTAAAACCTCGATTGGAACCTTGTTGGCGGACCACTTCTTCTTTGCATAGTAGAGCGAAGCCGGAATCGCAACCGCGAGGGTGAGAATTACCGCACCGATGACGAGGGTCCAGTTGGTTCTCGCCGGGGGTGTGGAGGATGAGACGGTTATCGTTATGCTCTCCTTCACCCAGTAAGTCTGGTACCCGAGTTCCTGGAGCTGGGCCTGGATGTTCTTGGACATACCCGCCCCAATGAGAACCACAAGGTTCGGGTGGAGCCTCTTGAGGGCCGTGACGACCGACTTGGAGAGGTTGTTGGGGTCAGTCAAGAGGAGCGGGTTCTCGTAAGTCATCGCCCATCTCGCAGCTGCTAAGGCCGAACCGTAGTCGCTGGCACTGGCAAGGATTACAGTGTTGGCGCCGTTTGGGTAGAACTCCTCGGCGAGCTTGACGGAGGTGTCAACCCGCGTAGCCCCTCCTATCCTCGTGACCTGAAAGCCAAGGCCGATAAGCTGTTCCTGCACCTTCTGGCTGATTGCCTTGTAATCACCTATAACGAGCACCTTGTACCAGCCGAACTGTTCATAGCTCTGGAGCTGGGCGAGGGTTGTTGTGTCGAGCTCATTCGGATTAACGGGGAGAATCGGTATCCCCAGAAGCCGTGAATAGGGGAGAGCGACTATATAATCAATCAGGTTGTCGTTTCTCACGATTATCAGGTCGTAAGGAGGACTTTCCCCCGGAACCTGGGCCCCAACGGGATGAACGAGCGGAGTTATGAACATCAAAACCAGTGCAAAGATAAGAAACCCAGCCCTTCTGCCCATTTCACCACCTGAAAAGGAGATAAAGGGAGGCTCTTAAAAGGTTTTTCAAAGCTCAAGCTCCTCGCCGGGCTTGAGGATAACGACCTCGGCCTTGTCCCCAACAAGCTTCTTGAACTCCCCGGGGTCGGCCGAAATCGGGGGCCAGGTGTTGTAGTGCATCGGGACGACCTTCTTCGGCTTGAGCAGTTCAACGGCCTTTGCAGCTTCCCTCGGACCCATTGTGAAGTGTCCACCTATCGGGAGCAGGGCAACGTCAATCGGGCCGTAGAGCTCGCTGAACAGACCCATGTCAAGGAACACGAAGGTGTCGCCGGCGTGGTAAACCGTCTTCCCGTCGAGCTTGACGATGTAACCACACGGGTTGCCGATTCCGTACTTGCCGTCGCTGCTTGAGTGCCAGGCAGGAACCTGGACGATTCCGACGCCGTCAACCTCGGTCGGACCATAGTTCATACCGATGACTTCAACCCCCTCAGCCTGCTCGCTGATGTAGTTGGCGACGTCGAACATTGCAACTATCTTCGCGCCTGTCCTCTTGGCTATCTCGACCGCGTCTCCGATGTGGTCCCCGTGGGCGTGGGTAACAAGTATCAGGTCCGCTTCAACCTCCTCCGGCTTCACCGCGGCCTGCGGGTTGCCGGTGAGGAAGGGGTCTATCAGGATTCTCTTGCTCCCCTCAATCAGAAAAGCCGCGTGGCCGAGGAACTTCACCTTCACCATCGCCATCACCTCCGAGGATAAAATAACCAGAGCTTACTTAAATCTTTCGATGACTGAAAAAGCCCACTGATGGACGTAAAAGTCTCAACGATGCCCTAAAATTCTCCAATGCCCCTTTTGGGAAAGCTTATATACGATTCAACGGAGATTTAAACGGTGGGGCGTATGAACCTGGACTACTTCTTCAAACCGAAGGGTATAGCCGTCATCGGTGCATCGAACGACCCGATGAAGCTCGGCTACGAAGTTTTCAAGAACCTCAAGAAGTACAAGGACGGCAAGGTTTACCCTGTCAACGTCAAGGACGAGGTCGTTCAGGGTGTTAAGGCCTACAAGAACGTCAAGGACATCCCCGACGAGGTTGACCTCGCGATAATCGTCGTCCCCAAGCGCTTCGTGAAGCAGGCGATAATAGACTGCGGTGAGAAGGGAGTTAAGGGAGCGGTCATCATAACGGCCGGCTTCGGCGAGACGGGTGAAGAGGGCAAGAAGGAGGAGAGGGAACTCGTCGAGATTGCCCACAAGTACGGAATGCGCCTGATAGGCCCGAACTGTGTCGGCGTCATGAACACCCACAACGACATGAACGCGACCTTCATAATGGACGCCAAGAAGGGGAGCATAGCCTTCGTGAGCCAGAGTGGAGCTTTGGGAGCGGGAATCGTCTACAAGACCGTCAAGGAGGGAATCGGCTTCTCGAAGTTCATCAGCGTCGGCAACATGGCCGATTTGGATTTCGCGGAGCTCATGGAGTACCTGGCCGACACCGAGGAGGACAGGGCAATCGCGCTTTACATCGAGGGAATCAAGGACGGAAGGAAGTTCATCGAGGTCGCCAAGAAGGCCACCAGGAAGAAGCCCGTCATAGCCCTCAAGGCCGGAAAGAGCGAGAGCGGAGCCAGGGCAGCATCAAGCCACACGGGTTCCCTGGCCGGAAGCTGGAAGATTTACGAGGCGGCATTCAAGCAGAGCGGAGTTCTCATAGCCGAGACAATCGACGATATGCTCAGCATGGCGAGGGCCTTCACCCAGCCGTTGCCGAAAGGCAAGCGCGTTGCGATAATGACCAACGCCGGCGGACCGGGCGTTTTGACGGCCGACCAGATTGACAAGAGGGGCCTTAAGCTGGCCGACCTCGAGGAGAAAACCATCGAGGAGCTCCGCTCGTTCCTTCCGCCGATGGCGGCAGTGAAGAACCCCGTCGACATGATAGCTTCCGCGAGGGGCGAGGACTACTACAGGACCGCGAAGCTACTCCTCCAGGACCCGAACGTCGACATGCTCATAGCGATATGCGTCGTCCCGACCTTCGCGGGAATGACTCCAACGGAGCACGCCGAGGGCGTCATAAGGGCCGTCAAGGAGGTCAACAACGGGAAGCCGGTTTTAGGCCTCTTCATGGCCGGCTACGTCAGCGAGAAGGCTAAGGAGCTCCTCGAAGAGAATGGAATCCCGAGCTATGAGAGGCCGGAGGACGTTGCCGCCGGTGCCTACGCGCTCGTCCAGCAGGCGAGGAACGCAGGGGTTTTGGAGGATGAGTGACTTTCATTTTTCATCAACTTAATTTCGGAGGTGTTGTTTGATGGCGAAGGTAACGGACATAGTGCTGTGGGATAAGCCCGGGGAGAGGGTTCTCCTCCTCGGAAACCAGGCCATAGCGCGCGGAGCTTTGGAGGCCAACATAGCGGTTTTCGCAGCTTATCCCGGAACCCCGAGTTCGGAACTGACCGATACGATGGCTATGGTGGCCAAGAAGGCAGGAGTTTACATGGAGTACTCCACCAACGAGAAGGTCGCCTTTGAAACCGCGCTTTCAGCTGCCTGGAGCGGTCTCAGGGCCATGACGGCCATGAAGCACGTCGGACTGAACGTCGCGGCCGACACCTTCATGAGTGCCGTCGGCATGGGCGTCGAGGGCGGTTTCGTCATAATGGTTGCCGATGACCCGAGCATGTGGAGCAGTCAGAACGAGCAGGACACGAGGGTTTACGCCAAGTTCGCCAACGTTCCGGTTCTCGAGCCGATTTCACCCCACGAGGCCAAGGAGATGACGAAGTACGCCTTCGAGCTCAGCGAGAAGTTCAAGCACTTCGTCATCCTGAGGACGACCACGAGGAGCTCCCACGCGAGGGGCGACGTCGTTCTCGGAGAGCTTCCCGAGGAGATAAAGACCGGCAAGAGGAAGTTCGGAAACTTCAAGAAGAACCCCGAGAGGTTCGTTGACATCCCGGCCCACGCGAGGAAGTTCCACCCGCAGATTCTCGAGAAGATTGAGAAGATTCGCGAGGAGCTCAACAACTGCCCCTTCAACTGGATTGAGGGCGACGAGAACGCGAAGGTCGGTATAATCGCTCCGGGCCTGAGCTACGCCTACGTCAAGGAAGCCCTGGCCTGGCTTGGTGTCGAGAACGTCAAGATACTCAAGCTCGGAACGCCCTTCCCCGTCCCCTACGGCCTGCTCGAGAAGTTCCTCGACGGGCTTGAGAAGGTTCTCATCGTCGAGGAGCTCGAGCCGGTAGTTGAGGAGCAGGTAAAGACCTGGGCCTACGACAGAGGATTAACCATCCCGATTCACGGGAAGGACCTCGTGCCGAGGGTTTACGAGATGACCACGAGGAGGGCGGTAACGGCCATAGCGAAGTTCCTCGGCCTCGAAACCCCGGTGAACTTCGAGGAGCTCGACCAGAAGTACGAGAAGGTAAAGGGCATGGTCCCGCCGAGGCCTCCCTCACTGTGCCCGGCCTGTCCGCACAGGAACACCTTCTACGCGATTAGAAGGGCCGCGACTCCGAGGGCAATCTTTCCGAGCGACATAGGCTGTTACACCCTCGGCGTCCTGCCACCGCTCAAGACCGTTGACACAACCGTAGCGATGGGCGGTTCAATCGGCGTTGCCCACGGCCTCAGCGTGGCGCTCAACGGAAGCGTTGCCGAGGAAGAGCACAAGACGGTCAAGGAGAAGAAGGTAATCGTTGCCACGATAGGCGACTCGACGTTCTTCCACACCGGACTTCCGGCTCTGGCCAACGCAATCTACAACCGCTCCAACGTAGTCATAGTCGTCCTCGACAACCTCGTTACTGCAATGACCGGTGACCAGCCCAACCCGGGAACCGGCGAGACCCCGCACGGACCGGGCAAGCAGATTAAGATTGAAGAGGTCGCCAAGGCGATGGGAGCGGATTATGTAGCAGTCGTTGACCCCTACGACATAAAGGCCGTCGAGAGGACCATAAAGGAAGCTCTCGCCGTTGAAGGTGTGAGCGTCGTCGTCGCGAGGCGCGTCTGTGCGCTCTACAGGATAGGCCAGCTCAGGCGCGAGGGCAAGCAGTGGCCACTCTACCAGGTCAACGAGGACAAGTGTACCGGCTGTAAGATTTGTATCAACGCCTACGGCTGTCCGGCAATCTACTGGGACGCCGAGAAGAAGAAGGCCAAGATTGACCCGACGATGTGCTGGGGTTGCGGCGGCTGTGCCCAGGTCTGTCCATTCGACGCCTTCGAGAAGGTGAGGGAGGGAGAGCTATGAGCGAGATGAGGGAGTACAACATCGTTATCACCGGAGTTGGCGGTCAGGGAATCCTTACCGCGGCGAACCTGCTCGGCTGGGCCGCTTTGAGGGCCGGCTACAAGGTGCGCGTTGGTGAGGTTCACGGCATGAGCCAGCGCTTTGGAAGCGTTATCGCCTACGTCCGCTTTGGAGAGGACGTCTACGGCGCGATGGTTCCCGAGGGCAAGGCGGACGTCATTCTGAGCTTCGAGCCTGTCGAGGCTCTCCGCTACATCAACTACCTCAAGAAAGGTGGCCTCGTCTTCACCAACGCGAGGCCGATTCCGCCGGTTCAGGTCTCGATGGGCCTCGCCAAGTACCCGAGCCTGGAGGAGATTAGAAAGGTCGTCGAGGAGGACTTTGAAGCCAAGTTCATGGCCTTCGACGCCGAGAAGCTCGCTATGGAAGCCGGCAACATCATAACCACCAACGTCGTCCTCATCGGAGCGCTGACTCAGACGCCGGGCTTCCCGCTCTCGGCGGAGCACGTCAGGGAGGTCATCAAGGTCAGCGTGCCGAAGAAGGCCGTCGATGTCAACATGAAGGCCTTCGATTTAGGCGTCAAGGCCGCGAAGGAGATGCTGGGGCTTTGATGCCCCACAATTTTTATCACACTTTGAGAGCTTCAGCTTATTTGTTTCCCGGAATCTGTAACTTCTTTTTGGCGTAAACCAACTTACCCCTGGGTAAGCCACTTACCCTCCCGTAAGTCAGAAATCCCACCACTCGGACTGCACCTCTTTGACCCTCGCCACCGTTCTAAGGGCCTCGTACGATGGACTGACCGGAACCTCACGGATTTCCCCGCTGAGGTAGCCCCTAATAAAGGCTGGAAGGCCTTTGTCGAGGCCGACCGAGTAGCCACCCTCGAAAATCACCGCGAGAGGATAGCGCGAGAGCGTTGAGCCCGCGTAGGCGAAGAAGAGTTCACTGAGGCGAAGCGTCGTCAGATTCTCACCGAGGAATCCGTCGAAGCCCGCCGAAATCACTACGAGCTTCGGCCTGAACTGGGCAAGAACCGGGAGAAGGACCTCGTCCCAGGCGTAGATGAAGTCGTCGTCACCGGAATAGTGGGGCATCGGCAGGTTGATTTTCGTTCCCTCGGCATTTTTCCCGCCGACGTCGTGTTCGTAGCCACTCCAGGGGTAGATGTCCCTCTCGTGAAGGTCCACATGCACCGCGTTGCGGTCGTTCCAGAGTATCTCCTGCGTCCCGTTGCCGTGGTGAGCGTCGAAGTCTATGACCAGCACCTTCCCAGCGAGCTCCTCAGCAGATTTCGCCGCGTAAGCCGCGTTGTTGAAGATGCAGAAGCCGAGCGTTGAAGCGTTGAAGGCCCTCCCTGCTTTTCCGGCGTGGTGGCCTGGTGGCCTAACGAGGGCAAGGTGAAGGCCCCCGAATTTCAGGGCCAGCTCGACGGCGAGTCTAGATGCCCCGAAGGCGAGAAGCGAGGCTTCCCACGTGCCGGGGGAGACGTAAGTGTCCGGGTCGAGGTATGAAAAGGTCCTACTCTTCTCGCGGACGAGCTCGACGTAGTCCTCCGAGTGGACCTTCAGGAGCTCCTCTTCCGGGACGGGAACCGGCTCGATGGGCTTCCACAGGTTCAACCGCTTTAAGGAGTTTACCGCCCGTAACAGCCGGTCTGGGTTTTCAGGGTGATAGTTCTCTGGTCTGTGCTCGAGAAAAACAGGAGAATAGATAACGGAGAAGGCCAAGCGGCCTCACCACTCCTCCTCTTCCTCGATTAGACCGTACTTCTCCAGCTCGCGGAGGAGTTTTCTAACGGCCTCCCAGGCGTCGTGCTCGCTCTTGGCGCCGGAGCAGACGATTTTACCGGAGGAGAAGAGCAGTATGACAGCCCTCGGCTCCTTGACGCGGTAGATGACGCCGGGGAACTGCTCGGGTTCGTACTCACAGTTGGGAAGGCTTAAAGCAACGGCGTCGAGGTTGAACTCCATGCCGATGTCACCGCTGAAGACCATGTTCTGTATGTCAATCTGGGGCGCGCGGTGGAATTTAGCTCCAATCTTCTTGAGCATCTGGATGAGCTTGTTGACGGCCCTCTCGATGTCCTCGACGCTTTTTGCGCCGGTAACGACGAGCTTCCCGGAGCTGAATATAAGCAGGGCAACCTTCGGCTCATCGAAGCGACAGATGATTCCGGGGAACTCCTCGGGGTTGTACTTCGAGTTGGGGCATATTTCAATAACCTTCTCAAGGTTCAGCTCCGTAAAGAGGTCAACAGAAGCGACGATGTTTTCAATCCTGAGCTTTACATTGCTCATGTCCACCAAGGTTTACACCTCCGGATGGTGGGTTTAAAAACCCCTTTATAAATGGGGGCCGTCGCTTTTTAAAGCTTTATGCTCAAAAGGAGACATTGAAGAAGAAAAAGTTCAAAGGTAGGCCTCAACGAGGACCTTACCTGCCTCCGTCAGGCTCTTGCTTCCGAGGAAGCCGAGCTGGCGGAGCATCGTCAGGGCCTTCTTTATCTCGTCGTCGCTGAGGCTGAGGTGCTTCCTGATGACGTCAACCTCCTCCATCTTGTAGCCCTTGACCTCGCCCTTCTCCTTCCATATCCTGTTGAAGGTCTCGATGTTGTCGTAGATTACCTTGAGCACGTTGTAGAGGGTCGGCGTGACGCTGAACTTGACCTTGACTATCTCCTGGAGCTTGGCGTTCTCGAGGGCGGTCTTAACCTTATCTCCGAGCTCGGTCAGCTTGACCATGCCGTTCTGGAGCTCAACGACGAAGCCCTTCGCTTCCGCCTCGCCGATTGCCCTGATGATTTCCTTCTCGTCTCCGCCGACGTAGTCCTTGACGAGTTCGACGAGCTCATCCCTGTGGATGTACTTCTTCCTCGGGGTCTTGGCGAGTATTGCCGAGTCGTACCTGGTGAGGAACGGCTTCCTCTTAATCGAGCGACTGAGCTTGAGGTAGAACCTGCCCTTGTCGGTGACGCCGGCCTTCACAACGCCCTCTTCTTGAGCCTTGATGACCCACTCGGCTATTGGCACGTCACCGCTCTCGGCGTAGGTTATCGCCTTCATGGCATCTGGGCTCACGGTTCCGAAGTTTATGGCCTCTTTACCCCACTCGGTGAGCCAGTAGGTGTCCTTGTTCTTGACGAGCTTCCTCTCGATGAGTTCCTTGCTCTCAAGGAGGTGCAGAATCGCTCCAAGGTCCTCAACCTCAACGCGCTTGGCGATTTCCTTCTCGGTCGGGAGTATATCGGGGTTGGTCTCGTACTTCTTCTCGATTTCCTTGATGGCCTTGAGAACGGCCAGCCCATCGTCGAGCAGGTAAATCGGGAGGACCTTCTCCTCAACCTTACCCATCGCCTCGTAGGTCTCCATCATTGCCTTTCCGAACTCGGTGGTTCCTTTCTCGTCGCTGAGTCCCATGCTCTCCAGCTCGGCGTTGCTCCTTCCGGCCTTCAGGGCCTCGAAGTCCTCCTTCCTGAGGACTATCGCCCTTGCAAATACCGGAATCATACTGACGGCTTTGAGGGCGAGCTTCGCCGCTGGCGTGGTTGCGAAGGCCCTTCCCTTCTCGGTCGGCGGTGAAATCAGGAGCAGACGCATGGCCTGAAGGGCGTTCACGATGTTGTCACCGTAGAGCTTGGAGTTCTTGAACGTGACCAGCTCGTCGAGGGTTCCGATTTTCGGCATTCCCCTGAGGAACGAGACTATCTCCGGGGTCAGGTAAACGACGGGGTGGGTCTCGCGGTAGAGCTCGAGGAGCGCCTTTCCAAACTCGGTGAGGCCGTTCTCATCGGCCAGCTTCCTCTCCTTCAGCTTCTCGAGCCAGCTCTCGGGGACCTTTCCGGTCTCCTCGAGGAGCTCAAGCATCTTCATTATCTCAGTATCGGCTATGACCTCGGGAAGCTCGTCGAGGTTCAGGGAGTCGCTTATCTCGAGGAGCTTCCTTCCGGCCTCGGTGAGCTTAATCTTTCCGCCTTCAAGCTCGGCAAACCCGAGAATGTAGAGCTCGATTGCCCTTATCTGGAACTCCTCCGGCAGTTTGGCCTCAATCTCGGCCTGGCTCTCGGTTTTCTTCATTTCCCTGAGTATCTCAAGGTGCCTCTTCTTCAGATACATGCTATCACCCCTCCTCTCTCCTCATCGACTCTTAAAAAGGCTCCGGCATTTTTAGAAACGCAAAGTTTTTAAAACTTTCGGTAACTAAAATCGGCTAAGGTTTAAAAGGCAACCCGTTGAGTGGGGGGTGGTGAGAATATGCGAAACACGATTGTATTGGTTAGAACCGACAACTTCCAGAAGGCGAGCGTGGCCCTGGCCGACCTCGTGAGATACGGGGGCATGAGGATTCGCGGTGACCCGAGGATAATTCCCCCGGCCCTCTCGGACTGGGCCTTTGAAAAGATAAGTGGCGAGAAGCCGAGAAAGCGCTTTAAGGCCCACGTCGTTGCCCAGATTGACCTTCCGCCGAGGAAGGCCATAGGAAGGCTGATGGACATTCACCCGCCAGCCCATGTCCTCGTAATTCCGCCGGATTCGGAAGTCTGGGAGGAACTTATGCGCCTCTGGGGAAGCTTTGAGAAGCTCAAGGGCTTCCACCCGCCCAAGAGAACACGGGCCGAAGAAGCCCGGCGGAAAGCCGAGAAGAGGAGGGAGAAGGAAGAGTGGGAGTTCGAGGAGGTTTAGTTCACTTCTTCCTCTTCCGTATCCTGATGTTCGCGATGTCGCCAAGGGTCGGCTCGTAGTCCTTCGGAATCGTCTTCTTCTCCTTTACCTCCTCCTCGACGCGCTCGATGAGCGTAATCTTGAAGTAGCGTTCGAGCTTCTTGGCTTCCTTGATGGTTGGCTCGCGGTAACCGTGCGCTATGGCCCTCAAATCGTTCACCGAAAGCCCAATCTCGTGGGACAGCTCCTCGTAGCTTTTACCGCTCCTCTGTATGGCCTTGTAAACCCTCTCGGCGAAGTCCTCAACGATTTCCTCGGTGTAAAGCGGTCTCTCGCGGTAGGGCTTCGGCTCCCTCTTCGGCCTTGGAGCTGAGACGGGCCTTCTCCTCGGCTCCCTTCCTGTGGGCATTATGCTGAAACCGGACTTCTTTCGGCCGTACTTCTCGTAACAGCGGTCGCAGACGAGGACCTCGGCGCCTTCGAGCCTTATCCTGTGGCCCGGGCCCCTAATGGGCGCACCACAAATCTCGCAGTAGCGTGGCTTGGCCTTGCTCATAGCTACCACCTTCTCTACCGCTCAAAGCTCGGAGTCAGGCTTTTTAAACCCGACGATGAGGGTATCAATGATGACGGAAGTGAAAATAGAGAAACTCCAAAAGCTCGACCAGGAAACGCTTGAAAGGCTGATAGAGATTTACATGAACGCCTACGAGGGAATGCGCGAGTACGGCGGGGAAGGAGAGAGCTACGCGAAGCGCTACCTGCGATGGTGCTGGAGCAAGGCCAAAGACGGCTTCTTCGTTGCCAAAATCGGCGACGAGATAGTCGGCTTCATCGTCTGCGACGACGACTGGTACAGCAAGTACGAGGGAAAAACCGTCGGGGCCATACACGAGTTCGCAGTGGACAGGAGGTATCAGGGGCATGGAATAGGGCGGAAGCTCATGGAGAAGTGCCTCGAGTACCTGAAGGAAAAAAGGATAGAGCTCTGGGTCGGCGAGAAGAACGAGCGGGCGAAGAGGTTCTACGAGGAGTACGGTTTCAGAGAAGCTGGAAAGCACGGCATCTGGGTGAGAATGGTTAGAGGGGAAAAGGTGATAAGCGCGGACGAGAAGTAGTTTCATTGGTGGTTGCAATGCCGTGCATTCATCCACCGGGCGCAGACAGGGTGAAGGAAATGAAAGAGGAGAGCTTCATAAGGGAAGGAAAGGGAAAGCTCAAGGTCACGATAGAGGGGAGCGAGACCCTCGAAACTACGATGAGCGGAAGGCTGAAGAGCGTCGAGGAAGTGGCCGAGATGCTCGGCGTCGAGGCCAAGGACGGGAAGATAGAGGCTGTGGTTGACGGAGTTAAGGTCAGAATGGAGAAGGGCAAGCTCGAGCTTGAGTTCGAGAGTGGGGACAAGATGAGGATTGAGAAGGCCTAACGG
The Thermococcus sp. 21S9 DNA segment above includes these coding regions:
- a CDS encoding cell wall-binding repeat-containing protein, whose product is MGRRAGFLIFALVLMFITPLVHPVGAQVPGESPPYDLIIVRNDNLIDYIVALPYSRLLGIPILPVNPNELDTTTLAQLQSYEQFGWYKVLVIGDYKAISQKVQEQLIGLGFQVTRIGGATRVDTSVKLAEEFYPNGANTVILASASDYGSALAAARWAMTYENPLLLTDPNNLSKSVVTALKRLHPNLVVLIGAGMSKNIQAQLQELGYQTYWVKESITITVSSSTPPARTNWTLVIGAVILTLAVAIPASLYYAKKKWSANKVPIEVLTEKERIVVKAILDKGGTVKQEELPELTGYSRPTISRIIQELEKKQLVEREKVGKTFIVRLTKEIVMRE
- a CDS encoding metal-dependent hydrolase, with product MVKVKFLGHAAFLIEGSKRILIDPFLTGNPQAAVKPEEVEADLILVTHAHGDHIGDAVEIAKRTGAKIVAMFDVANYISEQAEGVEVIGMNYGPTEVDGVGIVQVPAWHSSSDGKYGIGNPCGYIVKLDGKTVYHAGDTFVFLDMGLFSELYGPIDVALLPIGGHFTMGPREAAKAVELLKPKKVVPMHYNTWPPISADPGEFKKLVGDKAEVVILKPGEELEL
- a CDS encoding DUF505 family protein is translated as MYLKKRHLEILREMKKTESQAEIEAKLPEEFQIRAIELYILGFAELEGGKIKLTEAGRKLLEISDSLNLDELPEVIADTEIMKMLELLEETGKVPESWLEKLKERKLADENGLTEFGKALLELYRETHPVVYLTPEIVSFLRGMPKIGTLDELVTFKNSKLYGDNIVNALQAMRLLLISPPTEKGRAFATTPAAKLALKAVSMIPVFARAIVLRKEDFEALKAGRSNAELESMGLSDEKGTTEFGKAMMETYEAMGKVEEKVLPIYLLDDGLAVLKAIKEIEKKYETNPDILPTEKEIAKRVEVEDLGAILHLLESKELIERKLVKNKDTYWLTEWGKEAINFGTVSPDAMKAITYAESGDVPIAEWVIKAQEEGVVKAGVTDKGRFYLKLSRSIKRKPFLTRYDSAILAKTPRKKYIHRDELVELVKDYVGGDEKEIIRAIGEAEAKGFVVELQNGMVKLTELGDKVKTALENAKLQEIVKVKFSVTPTLYNVLKVIYDNIETFNRIWKEKGEVKGYKMEEVDVIRKHLSLSDDEIKKALTMLRQLGFLGSKSLTEAGKVLVEAYL
- a CDS encoding TATA-box-binding protein, with the translated sequence MVDMSNVKLRIENIVASVDLFTELNLEKVIEICPNSKYNPEEFPGIICRFDEPKVALLIFSSGKLVVTGAKSVEDIERAVNKLIQMLKKIGAKFHRAPQIDIQNMVFSGDIGMEFNLDAVALSLPNCEYEPEQFPGVIYRVKEPRAVILLFSSGKIVCSGAKSEHDAWEAVRKLLRELEKYGLIEEEEEW
- a CDS encoding GNAT family N-acetyltransferase, producing MMTEVKIEKLQKLDQETLERLIEIYMNAYEGMREYGGEGESYAKRYLRWCWSKAKDGFFVAKIGDEIVGFIVCDDDWYSKYEGKTVGAIHEFAVDRRYQGHGIGRKLMEKCLEYLKEKRIELWVGEKNERAKRFYEEYGFREAGKHGIWVRMVRGEKVISADEK
- a CDS encoding histone deacetylase family protein, yielding MAFSVIYSPVFLEHRPENYHPENPDRLLRAVNSLKRLNLWKPIEPVPVPEEELLKVHSEDYVELVREKSRTFSYLDPDTYVSPGTWEASLLAFGASRLAVELALKFGGLHLALVRPPGHHAGKAGRAFNASTLGFCIFNNAAYAAKSAEELAGKVLVIDFDAHHGNGTQEILWNDRNAVHVDLHERDIYPWSGYEHDVGGKNAEGTKINLPMPHYSGDDDFIYAWDEVLLPVLAQFRPKLVVISAGFDGFLGENLTTLRLSELFFAYAGSTLSRYPLAVIFEGGYSVGLDKGLPAFIRGYLSGEIREVPVSPSYEALRTVARVKEVQSEWWDF
- a CDS encoding indolepyruvate oxidoreductase subunit beta; amino-acid sequence: MREYNIVITGVGGQGILTAANLLGWAALRAGYKVRVGEVHGMSQRFGSVIAYVRFGEDVYGAMVPEGKADVILSFEPVEALRYINYLKKGGLVFTNARPIPPVQVSMGLAKYPSLEEIRKVVEEDFEAKFMAFDAEKLAMEAGNIITTNVVLIGALTQTPGFPLSAEHVREVIKVSVPKKAVDVNMKAFDLGVKAAKEMLGL
- a CDS encoding acetate--CoA ligase family protein, translating into MNLDYFFKPKGIAVIGASNDPMKLGYEVFKNLKKYKDGKVYPVNVKDEVVQGVKAYKNVKDIPDEVDLAIIVVPKRFVKQAIIDCGEKGVKGAVIITAGFGETGEEGKKEERELVEIAHKYGMRLIGPNCVGVMNTHNDMNATFIMDAKKGSIAFVSQSGALGAGIVYKTVKEGIGFSKFISVGNMADLDFAELMEYLADTEEDRAIALYIEGIKDGRKFIEVAKKATRKKPVIALKAGKSESGARAASSHTGSLAGSWKIYEAAFKQSGVLIAETIDDMLSMARAFTQPLPKGKRVAIMTNAGGPGVLTADQIDKRGLKLADLEEKTIEELRSFLPPMAAVKNPVDMIASARGEDYYRTAKLLLQDPNVDMLIAICVVPTFAGMTPTEHAEGVIRAVKEVNNGKPVLGLFMAGYVSEKAKELLEENGIPSYERPEDVAAGAYALVQQARNAGVLEDE
- a CDS encoding C2H2-type zinc finger protein; the encoded protein is MAVLKAIKIKDRDGEILFRCPRCGMVFKDAKAFTRHVNRAHGHLFRR
- a CDS encoding DUF356 domain-containing protein yields the protein MRNTIVLVRTDNFQKASVALADLVRYGGMRIRGDPRIIPPALSDWAFEKISGEKPRKRFKAHVVAQIDLPPRKAIGRLMDIHPPAHVLVIPPDSEVWEELMRLWGSFEKLKGFHPPKRTRAEEARRKAEKRREKEEWEFEEV
- a CDS encoding multiprotein bridging factor aMBF1, encoding MSKAKPRYCEICGAPIRGPGHRIRLEGAEVLVCDRCYEKYGRKKSGFSIMPTGREPRRRPVSAPRPKREPKPYRERPLYTEEIVEDFAERVYKAIQRSGKSYEELSHEIGLSVNDLRAIAHGYREPTIKEAKKLERYFKITLIERVEEEVKEKKTIPKDYEPTLGDIANIRIRKRKK
- the iorA gene encoding indolepyruvate ferredoxin oxidoreductase subunit alpha; amino-acid sequence: MAKVTDIVLWDKPGERVLLLGNQAIARGALEANIAVFAAYPGTPSSELTDTMAMVAKKAGVYMEYSTNEKVAFETALSAAWSGLRAMTAMKHVGLNVAADTFMSAVGMGVEGGFVIMVADDPSMWSSQNEQDTRVYAKFANVPVLEPISPHEAKEMTKYAFELSEKFKHFVILRTTTRSSHARGDVVLGELPEEIKTGKRKFGNFKKNPERFVDIPAHARKFHPQILEKIEKIREELNNCPFNWIEGDENAKVGIIAPGLSYAYVKEALAWLGVENVKILKLGTPFPVPYGLLEKFLDGLEKVLIVEELEPVVEEQVKTWAYDRGLTIPIHGKDLVPRVYEMTTRRAVTAIAKFLGLETPVNFEELDQKYEKVKGMVPPRPPSLCPACPHRNTFYAIRRAATPRAIFPSDIGCYTLGVLPPLKTVDTTVAMGGSIGVAHGLSVALNGSVAEEEHKTVKEKKVIVATIGDSTFFHTGLPALANAIYNRSNVVIVVLDNLVTAMTGDQPNPGTGETPHGPGKQIKIEEVAKAMGADYVAVVDPYDIKAVERTIKEALAVEGVSVVVARRVCALYRIGQLRREGKQWPLYQVNEDKCTGCKICINAYGCPAIYWDAEKKKAKIDPTMCWGCGGCAQVCPFDAFEKVREGEL